The sequence CCCATGAGGAAGTACTGCAGGCGGCCAGCGAAGCAGAACCTAAATTAACCGCAATATTTAAGCAACTGGTGCAAGTTATCTGAGATTGAAAAAAATCGTTTACATATTGGGGTTTTTCCTGCTCATCACAACGCTGCAATCTGTGGCGCAAAACCCTATGGGAAGAATCCAGAGTATGGGTCGGATGGGCAGGGGGGGCGCTTCGGCCGGCAAAGACAGCCTGAAACACCGCGATAACCTGGAAGATTCAATTACTATCCGGTATCGATACCTGGATACAACCCGGCTGATGTTATTAGATTCATCCGTAACCGACTTCAGGAAGCGCTTTCCTGTGCCAATTGATTACCTGAACCTCAGTAACCTGGGTAGTGCAGCTAAACCTTATGATTTTAATCCCCGGTTAATCAGTGGCTGGGACCCTGGTTTTCATGCTTTTGATATCTATAAATTCAAGATAGATAAGCTACGCTTTTTCCAGACCACCCGGCCTTATTCTGAACTGGGCTATTTGCTGGGTAGCCGCGCAGAACAGATCATTTATCTTTTACACACCCAAAATATCAAGCCCAACTGGAATTTCGCCTTTCAATATGGACTGATTAACGCACCCGGATATTATAAAAACCAGAATTCCAACCACAACAGGTATTCCTTCAACTCAGATTATCATTCGAAAAATAAACGATACAGCCTTTATTTTATATGGATGGGGAATTCTATGGTATCCAATGAAAATGGCGGCATCAAGTCAGATAAGAATTACATCGATGATGTGGTCACCTATAAGGAGCGTACTACCATCCCGGTACAATTAGGGAATTATGTTCAAGCCGGCCAGAGTTTCCTGAACAGCAAACTCAACACAGGAAACAGTCAGAAGGAAAGCACATTTTTCATCCGCCAGCAATATGACCTCGGCCGACGCGATTCATTGGTGACCGATTCAAATGTGGTGCAATTATTTTATCCGAAATTAAGGCTGGAATATACAGTACAGTTAAATTCCTATAAATACAAGTATTATGATACAGCACCCGATACACCCATGTATGTGAAGCATTATAATTTCCTTTCAACGCCACCTGAGAATTTTACGATAGAAGAGAAATGGTCCGAAATTATCAATGATTTTTCGCTCTATAGTTTCCCCGAGGAGAAAAACCCGCAGCAATTCCTGAAAGCAGGGGTATCACTTCAAAACCTGACTGGTAATTTTTCTGATGGGAAACGCCGCTACTATAATATTTTCCTTCATGGCGAATACCGTAACAAAACACGCAATAAAAAATGGGATATTGAAGCCAATGGAAAATTTTACCTGGCGGGTTTCAACAATGCAGATTTCGATCTGTATGCCAGCCTTAAAAGATATATCAGTAAACAAATCGGCTACGCACAAGTCGGGTTGCAGAATGTGAACCGCACCCCGTCCTTTATCTTTGAATCGGCCAGCAGCTTTAGTTTTGGCAACCAGCCATCATTTAATAAGGAAAATATTACCCGCTTATTCGGGTCTGTTGAAAATGATGCAAAACGCTGGCAGCTCGCCGCATCTTATTACCTGGTCAGCAACTACACTTATTTTTATGACTACTATAAAACTGGTCAATCATCTGCATTATTTAATGTGCTGGAAGTAAGCGGACAAAAAACATTTAAGATCAGTAAGCGATGGAACTGGATGGCGCGCGTTCAATTCAACCAGAAAGTTGGTAATGGTCCTGTCAATATGCCACTCTTCTTTACAGTTCAAAGATTCGGTTATGAAGGTACACTCGGTTATGCGAACCTGGTATTTGCCGGGGGGATTGAAGCAAGATACCATTCCGCATATAAAGCAGATAATTATTCGCCGTTACAAAGCCAGTTCTTTTACCAGGACCAGGAAACAATTCGGTTAAAATTACCAGATATTGCTGCGTATGTTCATTTCAGGATCAGGGGATTCACCACCTATGTACGGGCAGAGAACCTCAATACAGCCAGGATAAAAGATGGTTCTTTCGGTTGGACAAACAATAATCCGGCTGCAATCGGTTATTATTATCCCGGTTTTCAACTGAGATTAGGTATATTCTGGAGTTTTGTCAACTGATTTTCAGCAATCGGGTCAATTTTTAACAGTTGGTCTTTGCAGAGTCCGGAATACTAAATTACTTTTGTTATAGTGAAAAAGGTTTTAGCCATATCATTAGCCTTGATTTACCTATTGGTATCCAGTGGTGTATTGCTTGAAATACACCATTGTATGGGGCGTATCGCCAATGCAGGCTTGACAATGGTGGCAACTTCCGTTAATGACGAATGTGGTCAGTGCGGTATGCAAAAATCAACTACCGGTAAGCATTGCTGTAAGGACGAATACAAGCAGGTAAAAATTACCATTGACCAAAAACCCAGTTCACTTATTTATACTGTTGATGCCCCGTTGGTTGCGGTTTTGACCATGGGATGGCCTCATGTAAATTATCAGCCTGCCTTTGCTGAATCAATTCCGGCCTATCATTCTCATGCGCCGCCGCCTTTACTTCCCAACAGGCAAAGCTTATTTTGCGTTTTCCTGATATGATGCTGTTTGGATGAATGGGATCAGGTATAGTATGACCTGGATTCTTTGTTATGCTTAATTCAATCAATTTTCAAACAACAATCATGAAAACGTTATCTGTATTATCAACCATTCTCTTCGTATTATTTTCAACATTTTCTTTTGCGCAAGCCAAAAAAGAAACTACCCAGGATACCATTAAAGTTTGGGGTAATTGTGGTATGTGCAAAAAGACCATTGATAAGGCCGCTAAATCTGCCGGAGCAATTAGTGCAGACTGGAATGATGAAACTAAACTATTGGCTGTAAGTTTTGCATCAGCCACCACAAATTCCGATAAGATCCAGCAAGCAATTGCCGCTGCCGGATACGATACCGAAAAATTTACAGCAGACCAGAAAGCCTACGATGTCCTGCAGCCTTGTTGCCAGTATGATCGCAAGGCAGACTCTCCTGGAACAGGTACAAAAACTGACTGCTGTAAAGACGGAAAATGTGCAAAGGAAGGAGCAGACTGCTGTAAAGATGGAAAATGTGCTAAAGACCAGGCTTGTTGCAAAGACAAATCCTGTTGCAAATCCTAATCATCCCCACTATGAAAAAAATCCTTTTTTTCCTGCTGATTGCCGGAATGGCATTGTCTGTGAATGCGCAATTCAGCAAGGCAACTCTCCAGGCCAGTGGCCTTACCTGTGCTTTATGTACGCGGGCTATTAATAAGTCGCTGGAACAATTACCATTTATTGCTTCTGTGACCGCTGATATAAAGACCTCATCCTTCCAGATCATTTTCAGGGATGCGGCAGAACCTGATATCGATGCTATCAGGAAAGGAGTGGAAGACGCCGGGTTTTCTGTGGCAAAATTACAATTGAGCGGTACATTTAATAAAGTTCCGGTGAATAATGATACCCACCAGGTGATCAATGGCAGGGTATTCCATTTTTTACATATTCAACAGAAGGAACTTGATGGAGAGTTAATGCTCACTATTGTTGACAAAAACTTCCTGCTTCCGAAGGAGTTCAAAAAGTATGCGACTGCTACCAAAATGACCTGCGTGCAGACTGGTAAAGCAGAAAGCTGTTGCAGCAAAGACGGGGTTTCAGAAGATGCCAGGATAATTCATGTAACGATTTAATCATAGCCCATCCTTCGGGATGGGCATTTTTATGCTTATGAAAGCCTTATTGAGCGCATTGTTTACAATGGTTATTTTTTTAACTGTAAATGCACAACCGAAAATTGGAACAATTGCCCCGGATATCAGCCTGACCAACAATAATGGACAAACCATAAAACTTTCCTCTTTGAGGGGGAAAGTTGTACTTGTTGATTTTTGGGCGAGTTGGTGCATGCCCTGCCGTAAGAGTAATCATGCCATCCTTCCTGTTTATAACAAGTATAAGAACAAAGGATTTGAAGTATATGGAATCAGCCTGGACCAGGATTCGGTGGCCTGGCAAAAAGCTGTAATGGCAGACCGCATCAACTGGCTGCAGTTCAATGAAACCGGCGGATGGGAAACGAATACAGCCAATGCCTGGAAAATTGAATTCCTCCCAACATCTTTCCTGCTTGATAAAAATGGCATGATCATATCCATCGATCCCGGAACTACAGAATTGAATAAGTACCTGCAACAGGCTTTAAAATAATTACCATGTACTGTCGTGGAATTGCATTGATTGCCTTTCTCTTCCTGAAATCTGTTGTGGAAGCACAAGAGTTGTATGTATTTTCTGACCCGGCATCAAATATTCCGGCAAAATCCATAAGCGCCAAACTTAATATGCGCCTGGC comes from Flavihumibacter fluvii and encodes:
- a CDS encoding peroxiredoxin family protein, whose product is MKALLSALFTMVIFLTVNAQPKIGTIAPDISLTNNNGQTIKLSSLRGKVVLVDFWASWCMPCRKSNHAILPVYNKYKNKGFEVYGISLDQDSVAWQKAVMADRINWLQFNETGGWETNTANAWKIEFLPTSFLLDKNGMIISIDPGTTELNKYLQQALK
- a CDS encoding heavy-metal-associated domain-containing protein, whose amino-acid sequence is MKKILFFLLIAGMALSVNAQFSKATLQASGLTCALCTRAINKSLEQLPFIASVTADIKTSSFQIIFRDAAEPDIDAIRKGVEDAGFSVAKLQLSGTFNKVPVNNDTHQVINGRVFHFLHIQQKELDGELMLTIVDKNFLLPKEFKKYATATKMTCVQTGKAESCCSKDGVSEDARIIHVTI
- a CDS encoding HYC_CC_PP family protein — protein: MKKVLAISLALIYLLVSSGVLLEIHHCMGRIANAGLTMVATSVNDECGQCGMQKSTTGKHCCKDEYKQVKITIDQKPSSLIYTVDAPLVAVLTMGWPHVNYQPAFAESIPAYHSHAPPPLLPNRQSLFCVFLI
- a CDS encoding heavy-metal-associated domain-containing protein, coding for MKTLSVLSTILFVLFSTFSFAQAKKETTQDTIKVWGNCGMCKKTIDKAAKSAGAISADWNDETKLLAVSFASATTNSDKIQQAIAAAGYDTEKFTADQKAYDVLQPCCQYDRKADSPGTGTKTDCCKDGKCAKEGADCCKDGKCAKDQACCKDKSCCKS
- a CDS encoding putative porin; the encoded protein is MKKIVYILGFFLLITTLQSVAQNPMGRIQSMGRMGRGGASAGKDSLKHRDNLEDSITIRYRYLDTTRLMLLDSSVTDFRKRFPVPIDYLNLSNLGSAAKPYDFNPRLISGWDPGFHAFDIYKFKIDKLRFFQTTRPYSELGYLLGSRAEQIIYLLHTQNIKPNWNFAFQYGLINAPGYYKNQNSNHNRYSFNSDYHSKNKRYSLYFIWMGNSMVSNENGGIKSDKNYIDDVVTYKERTTIPVQLGNYVQAGQSFLNSKLNTGNSQKESTFFIRQQYDLGRRDSLVTDSNVVQLFYPKLRLEYTVQLNSYKYKYYDTAPDTPMYVKHYNFLSTPPENFTIEEKWSEIINDFSLYSFPEEKNPQQFLKAGVSLQNLTGNFSDGKRRYYNIFLHGEYRNKTRNKKWDIEANGKFYLAGFNNADFDLYASLKRYISKQIGYAQVGLQNVNRTPSFIFESASSFSFGNQPSFNKENITRLFGSVENDAKRWQLAASYYLVSNYTYFYDYYKTGQSSALFNVLEVSGQKTFKISKRWNWMARVQFNQKVGNGPVNMPLFFTVQRFGYEGTLGYANLVFAGGIEARYHSAYKADNYSPLQSQFFYQDQETIRLKLPDIAAYVHFRIRGFTTYVRAENLNTARIKDGSFGWTNNNPAAIGYYYPGFQLRLGIFWSFVN